A segment of the Amycolatopsis thermophila genome:
TGGCGGTCTTGCCGTCCAGCAGCCCCGCCGCGGCCAGCAGGTGCGCGCCCACGCACACGGAGGCGACCCGGCGGGCCAGCGGCGCGGTTTCGGTCAGCCAGGCCACCACGTCCCGGTCGATCCGGGCGACGGGCCGGTCCCGGTGCAGGTCCACCGCGCCGGGCACCAAGAGCGTGTCCAGCGAGCCGGTCACCTCGGCGAAGGTGACGTCCGGCGCCAGCCGCACCCCCGCCGCGGTCCGGACCTCGCCCGGCGCCGGCCCGGCGAGCTGCACGCGGTAGCCCGCCGCGCCCCTGGTCGCCCGGTTGGCGAGCATGAACACCTCCGCCGGACCGGTCACGTCGAGGAGGTCGACGTCGGGGAACACCGCGATCACGACGCGGCGGGTGGTTGCCATGGACCCATCGTCACCGAGGTGGGCCGTGGCGGCAATGACCAGGTTCTGTCACATCCGGACACGGCCCGAGCGCGTGAAGGCGAAAATCCTGTGACCTGCCTCACTTGTTCCGCACATTGATCACTGCTAACGTGCTTGCTTGGCGGAGTGGATATCGAGCAGATCACTCAGGTTCTCGCCTCCTTCGAGGGCACTCGCATCGCGGAAGCCGGCGGGGATGTCTTCGCCTTGTACGACCCTCGTGGCGATCTTCCGCCGGAGCGGCAGATGCCCTGGGCCACCATCGTCACGCACGACGGGCCCTACGATTCGGCGTCCGAACTGGACCGTGATGGCGTCTTCCGGCTCAACATCGGCCTCCCGCGGGATCGGTTCACCGAACTCGTCGACCGCGATCGCGACCACGACGTCACCGCCCTCGACGTCCTGCTTCCGCATCCGGTGTACGGCAAGCAGCACTGGGTCTGCGTGCTCAACCCGGACCGCACCTGGCCGACCGCGCGGGCACTCCTCGACGAGGCCCACGCGTTCGCCGTGCGGAAGTTCACCAACGCGGACCGCCGGCGTCGCTAGGCTCCCTCCGTGAACGCACGGCGCCGGCGGGTCGCGGCCCAGCTCCTGGACCGCCCGGGAAACCTCACGCTCATCGACGCCGTGCGGCACCTCGTCGCCGTGCAGGCCCAGGACCCCGCCGCCTTCCCGCTCGCGCTGCGCGCCCGGGTCCCCGGCCTGACCGCCGCCGCACTCGACGAAGCCCGCCACGACCGGGAGCTCGTGCGCTGCTGGGGCCCGCGCGGCACCCTGCACCTCATCGCGCGCGACGACCTCGCGTGGCTCTACCCCCTCGTCAAGCCGTCCCCGGCGAACCCGCTGCGCCGGTTGCGGCAACTCGGCGTCGATGCGCCCGATCCGACGACGGCGGCCAGGGCGCTCGCCGGGCAGGGCCCGCTCACCAAGGCCGAACTCGGTGAGCGGGTCGGCGCGCAGGGGCAGGCGATCGTCCACCTGGCGATGCTCGCCGCCGCCGCGGGGCTCGTCGTGCTCGGCCCGGAACGCCGCGGCAAGCCCACCTACGTCCACGCCGGCGACTGGCTGGGCGCGCCCCTGCCGACCGAGCCCGGCGACGCGGCGCTCGGGCGGCTCGTCGAGCGGTACCGGGCCGCGCACGAGCCGGCCGAGCCGGACGACTTCGCCGCCTGGTCGGGATTGCCGGTGAGCCGGGTGAAACCACTGTGGCGCGAGTCCAGATCGGACGGACGTGCGGCCGAACCGGTGGTGCGCCTGATCCCCGCCTTCGACGAGTACCTGCTCGGCTGGCGCGACCGCGACCACGCCGTCGCCCCGGAACACCGCAAGATCGTCCACCCCGGCGGCGGCATCATCAAGCCGGCCGTTCTCGTCGACGGGCGGGTCGCGGGCACCTGGACCCGCACCGGGGACGGCATCGACGTGCAGCCCTTCGAACCCCTGCCCGATCTCACCGCGGAAATCGAGGACCTGTGCGCGTTCCGCGGAAGGTGAGTCGATCACTCACGACCGTGGGGTTGGATCTCGCAGTGACCGCCCGCTGCACAGCGAACCTCGCCTTCCGGTCGCCGGTCGTGGTCAGCCGCGCAGGTGTACCGCGAGGTCCGTCCGGCCCGTAGCGAGATCGCCGCGTAGTACCAGGTTCTCGTCGTAGTCGCCGCGGTTCTGGTACCGGAACGGGATGGGCTCCGCCGTCTCCAGCGTGCGCAGCCGGTCCCGCAGCCCGTCCGCCGCGGCGGCGAAACCGGCGTCGTCGAGCCGGTCCGCGCTCAGCACGGCGTAGGGTGGCAGCGGCGCGATCCCGGTGTACCAGAACGTGCCGTGGTGCAAGGGGAAGAGCAGGTCGTCCAGTCCACCGTGGACTCCGCGGGGCCCGATGCTCGATTCGCGGGCACCGATCGTCGTCACCACCATGCCCCGTTTGCCGGTCAGTTTCCCGTCGCCGTAGCGCAGCACCGTGCCGTCCTCCGCGGCGATGCCGTAGCCGAGGCCCTTGACGAGGACGCGGTCGAACCAGCCCTTGAGGATCGCCGGCATCCCGTACCACCACATCGGGAACTGCAGCACGATCGCGTCCGCCCACGCCAGCTTCTCCTGCTCGGCCCGGATGTCCGCGGACAGCCGCCCGGTCTCGTACGCCTCCTGCGAAGCGGACGCCACGAGCAACCGCTCGCCGGGCTCGCGGTCGAAGTCGTCGTGGCCGACGACCGGGTTCCACTTCATCGCGTACAGGTCCGACACCCGGTACGAGTGGCCGGACTCCTCGAGCGCGCGCAGCCCCTCGTCGCGCAGGGCGGCGTTGAGCGAACGTCCCTCCGGGTGGGCGAAGATCCACAAAACGTTCATGAGCCCAGGTTCCACCTCGCGGCGTGAGCCGACGAGTGGCCCGATGGTCAGTATGTGTCAGGATCGGGCCATGACGGTTTTCGCCGACGACGGACGACACCGGGTCGCCCTGCTGGTCCGCGCCGGGCTGCTGCCGATCGAGGTGGGCATCGTGCACCGCCTGTTCGGGCAGGCCAGGGCCGGCGAGCGCCCGCTCTACGAGGTCGTCACCTGCACGCTCGAACCCGGCGCGGTGCGCACCGACGCCGATTTCACGGTCAACGTCGAGCACGGCCTGGAGGCCCTGGCCGCGGCCGACACGATCATCGTCTCCTCCTCCGACGAGGACTACGGCCCGCAACCCGGCGGCCCGCTGCAGGGCCCGCTCGCCGACGCCTTCGCCGCGATCGAGCCCGGCACCCGCGTCGCCTCCATCTGCAGCGGCGCGTTCGTGCTCGCCGCCGCGGGGCTGCTCGACGGCCGCCCGGCCACGACGCACTGGCAGTCCGCGGACGACCTGCAGACGCTCTACCCGCGGGTGCGGGTAGACCCGAACGTCCTCTACACCGAGTCCGGGCACGTCCTGACCTCGGCGGGTGTCGCGTCCGGCATCGACCTGTGCCTGCACATGATCCGCCGCGACCACGGCGCCGCGGTGGCCAACGAGGTCGCGCGCGGCACCATCGTCGCCCCGCACCGCGAAGGCGGCCAGGCCCAGTACATCCCGCGGCCGGTGCCCCAGCCCACGGTGTCCTCGACCGGCGCGGCCCGCGCGTGGGCGCAGGAGAACCTGCACCGCCCGCTGACGTTGCGTCAGCTCGCCGCGCGCGAGTCGATGAGCGTGCGCACCTTCACCCGCCGCTTCCGCGAGGAGGTCGGGATCTCACCCGGCCAGTGGCTCACGCAGCAGCGCATCGAGCGCGCCCGGCAGCTGCTCGAGGAGACCGACCTGCCGATCGACCGGGTCGCCGAGGACGCGGGCTTCGGCAGCGCCGGATCGCTGCGCCAGCACCTGCAGGCCGCGCTCGGCGTCTCACCCAGCGGCTACCGCTACACCTTCCGCGGCAGCCGGGATCACGGCCACAGCTCGCCGGCCGCGGACGGTTTGCCCAGGTAGTACCCCTGGGCCTGGTCGCAGCCGAGCCGCTTGAGGATCTCCAGCTGCTCCGCGTTCTCCACGCCCTCCGCGACGACGGTCAGGTGCACGGCGTGAGCCATCGCGATGATGCTGGTGACGATCACCTCGGCGTCGCCGGCCTCGCCCAGCCGGGTGATGAACGACCGGTCGATCTTCAACGTGTCGAGGGTCAGCCGCTGTAACTGGGCGAGGGACGAGTAGCCCGTGCCGAAGTCGTCGATCGCCAGGCACACGCCGATGTCACGCAGTGCGGCCAGGGTCTTGCTGGTGACCGTCGAATCGCGCATCAGCGCGCTCTCGGTGATCTCCAGGCACAGCGCGTCGGCGGGCAGGCCGGTCACGGCCAGCGCCTCCTCGACGGCCAGGACCAGCGTCGGGTCGTCCAGCTGCCGGGTCGACAGGTTGATCTTCAACCCGACGTCGGCGCCCGCCGCGCGGCGCGTCGCCACCTCGCGGGTGGTCTCCCGGAGGATGTGCGAGCCGAGCAGGTTGATCAGGTCGCTCTCCTCGGCCAGCGGGATGAACTCCGCCGGTGCGATCGGCCCGTGCACGGGGTGCGTCCAGCGCAGCAGCGCCTCGACCGCGACCATCTTGTCCGTGCGCAGGTCGACCACCGGCTGGTAGGCCGCCCACAGGCGGCCGTGCCGGACCGCGTCGCGCAGGTCCTGCTCCAGCCGCAGCCGCCGCTGCATCCGCATCCGCAGCTCGACGTCGAAGAACTCGTAGCGGCCGCGGCCCAGCGTCTTCGCGTGGTACATCGCCACGTCCGCGTCGCGCAGCAGCTCGTCGGCGTCGCGCTGGTCACCGGGTCCGGTCAGCACGATCCCGATGCTCGCGTCGACGTGCAGGCGCCGCCCGTCGACCGAGATCGGGGTGGTCAGTGCGTCGCGGATGTGGTTGGTCAGGGCCTGGACGCCGGACTCGTCGTGCACGCCGAACGCGATCACGACGAACTCGTCGCCGCCGAGCCTGCCCACCACGTCCCCGGCGCGGACGGCGTGCCGCAGCCGCTCACCGGCGATCTGCAGCACCCGGTCGCCGACCGTGTGGCCCAGCGAGTCGTTGATGACCTTGAACTTGTCCAGGTCGATGAACAGGACCGCGGTGGCGCCGTAGCCGGCTTCGTGCAGGGCCGAGTTCAGCTTCTGCAGCACCAGCGTGCGGTTGGCCAGCCCGGTCAGCGGGTCGTGGGTGGCGTCGTGGGCGAGCCGCTCGCCGATCGCCTTGCGCTCGGTGATGTCGGTGAACGACAGCACGAACGCCGACGAGGGCATGTCCTCCGGGTTCATCGCCCGGCACGACACCGACAGCCACACGATCCGGCCGTCGGCGCGTTTGGTCCGCATCACCCGGCCCTGCTGCGGCTCGCCACCGCCGCGCAGCTGCGCCGACGGGTACTCCGACGGGTCGAGCCTGCGGCCGTCCTCGTCGTAGAGCGGCCAGGTGTCCGGGGGTGTCCCGAGCATCTCCGCCTCGCTGATGCCGAGGATGTGCTCGGCCGCCGGGTTGGCCGACACCACCCGGCCGTTCGGGCCGATCACCAGGACACCCTCGTCGAGGGCCGCGACGACCGTGCTGAACTGGCGTTCCGCGCGGCGGCGGGCGGTCTCGTCCGCGCACACCAGCACGTACCCGCCGTCCATCTCGGCCGCCGACACCCGCACCGCCAGGGCCGACCCGTCGGCCGCGCGGTGCGTCGCCTGCGCCACCCCGCCGCGGGCGAGCACCTCGCCCGGGTCGAGCGGCGCGCCGACGAGTTCGCCGACCGCGCGGCCCAGCGCCTCCGCGGCGGAACGGCCGTAGATGGCCTCGGCGGCGGGGTTCCAGCTGGTCACGCGGCCGCGGCCGTCGGTGGCGATGATCGCGTCGCTGACGTGCTGGACGAGCGCGGCCTGGTAGCGCAGCGCGGCTTCGGCGGCCTTCTGCGCACTGACGTCGCGCATGATCACCTGGAACGCGGGCTTGCCCTCCCAGGTGGTGCGCACCGACACCGACTCGACGGTGACCCGCCCGCCGTCCAGCCTGGTCAGGGTCGCCTCCGCGGGCTCGGACGTCGCGCCCGGTGCGCTCAGCCCGGCGATCCGGCGCAGCATCGACGGCGCCGACGGCGGGTCGACGAAGTCCGTGATCGGGCGTCCGATCAGCTCGGACGCGGTCCGGGCGCCCACGAACCGGACCGCGGCCGGGTTGGCGTA
Coding sequences within it:
- a CDS encoding DUF6194 family protein translates to MDIEQITQVLASFEGTRIAEAGGDVFALYDPRGDLPPERQMPWATIVTHDGPYDSASELDRDGVFRLNIGLPRDRFTELVDRDRDHDVTALDVLLPHPVYGKQHWVCVLNPDRTWPTARALLDEAHAFAVRKFTNADRRRR
- a CDS encoding winged helix DNA-binding domain-containing protein: MNARRRRVAAQLLDRPGNLTLIDAVRHLVAVQAQDPAAFPLALRARVPGLTAAALDEARHDRELVRCWGPRGTLHLIARDDLAWLYPLVKPSPANPLRRLRQLGVDAPDPTTAARALAGQGPLTKAELGERVGAQGQAIVHLAMLAAAAGLVVLGPERRGKPTYVHAGDWLGAPLPTEPGDAALGRLVERYRAAHEPAEPDDFAAWSGLPVSRVKPLWRESRSDGRAAEPVVRLIPAFDEYLLGWRDRDHAVAPEHRKIVHPGGGIIKPAVLVDGRVAGTWTRTGDGIDVQPFEPLPDLTAEIEDLCAFRGR
- a CDS encoding NAD(P)H-dependent oxidoreductase; amino-acid sequence: MNVLWIFAHPEGRSLNAALRDEGLRALEESGHSYRVSDLYAMKWNPVVGHDDFDREPGERLLVASASQEAYETGRLSADIRAEQEKLAWADAIVLQFPMWWYGMPAILKGWFDRVLVKGLGYGIAAEDGTVLRYGDGKLTGKRGMVVTTIGARESSIGPRGVHGGLDDLLFPLHHGTFWYTGIAPLPPYAVLSADRLDDAGFAAAADGLRDRLRTLETAEPIPFRYQNRGDYDENLVLRGDLATGRTDLAVHLRG
- a CDS encoding GlxA family transcriptional regulator, whose product is MTVFADDGRHRVALLVRAGLLPIEVGIVHRLFGQARAGERPLYEVVTCTLEPGAVRTDADFTVNVEHGLEALAAADTIIVSSSDEDYGPQPGGPLQGPLADAFAAIEPGTRVASICSGAFVLAAAGLLDGRPATTHWQSADDLQTLYPRVRVDPNVLYTESGHVLTSAGVASGIDLCLHMIRRDHGAAVANEVARGTIVAPHREGGQAQYIPRPVPQPTVSSTGAARAWAQENLHRPLTLRQLAARESMSVRTFTRRFREEVGISPGQWLTQQRIERARQLLEETDLPIDRVAEDAGFGSAGSLRQHLQAALGVSPSGYRYTFRGSRDHGHSSPAADGLPR
- a CDS encoding sensor domain-containing protein, which produces MEPNASPGGGATGLSVDHEQVVDLALSADRAVIWSFGTADEVLSWRPGLDRMLALPGAPEEEVRARLAELVEPLIVAARTAPVWQDLELEQPYATPAGDARWIRFRARTFAGGLLGIATDVTDRHEDRRELADLADRYRLLVELSPDGIVVHQYGVLTYANPAAVRFVGARTASELIGRPITDFVDPPSAPSMLRRIAGLSAPGATSEPAEATLTRLDGGRVTVESVSVRTTWEGKPAFQVIMRDVSAQKAAEAALRYQAALVQHVSDAIIATDGRGRVTSWNPAAEAIYGRSAAEALGRAVGELVGAPLDPGEVLARGGVAQATHRAADGSALAVRVSAAEMDGGYVLVCADETARRRAERQFSTVVAALDEGVLVIGPNGRVVSANPAAEHILGISEAEMLGTPPDTWPLYDEDGRRLDPSEYPSAQLRGGGEPQQGRVMRTKRADGRIVWLSVSCRAMNPEDMPSSAFVLSFTDITERKAIGERLAHDATHDPLTGLANRTLVLQKLNSALHEAGYGATAVLFIDLDKFKVINDSLGHTVGDRVLQIAGERLRHAVRAGDVVGRLGGDEFVVIAFGVHDESGVQALTNHIRDALTTPISVDGRRLHVDASIGIVLTGPGDQRDADELLRDADVAMYHAKTLGRGRYEFFDVELRMRMQRRLRLEQDLRDAVRHGRLWAAYQPVVDLRTDKMVAVEALLRWTHPVHGPIAPAEFIPLAEESDLINLLGSHILRETTREVATRRAAGADVGLKINLSTRQLDDPTLVLAVEEALAVTGLPADALCLEITESALMRDSTVTSKTLAALRDIGVCLAIDDFGTGYSSLAQLQRLTLDTLKIDRSFITRLGEAGDAEVIVTSIIAMAHAVHLTVVAEGVENAEQLEILKRLGCDQAQGYYLGKPSAAGELWP